A single genomic interval of uncultured Desulfobacter sp. harbors:
- a CDS encoding CoB--CoM heterodisulfide reductase iron-sulfur subunit B family protein: MKYALFSGCRTGFDIPQHTTSAKAVLSRLNVKVEELDFGCCGYPVKEKNLDAFLLLSIRNLAMAQAHNLHVLTLCKCCFGSLKQAEYYFQNNSEKRVMINRILEKEGLHYGGGVKIHHMLTLLDREVDTGIIQRSIAHPLNGIKVAASYGCHALRPSTITGFDDHPNAPTIFERIIALTGAETVNWSKRLECCGNPLLDKNSTLARSFILNKYETAEQEGADLICTACNYCHMQYEYGRDLILKSGSTNPIPAVLLTQLLGRAMGLEKELTGVETAA; encoded by the coding sequence ATGAAATACGCGCTATTTTCAGGATGCAGAACCGGATTTGACATCCCCCAGCACACAACGTCGGCCAAAGCAGTTCTATCCAGGCTCAATGTTAAGGTGGAAGAACTTGACTTTGGCTGTTGCGGATACCCTGTTAAGGAAAAAAATCTGGATGCATTTCTTTTGCTGTCCATACGGAATCTGGCCATGGCCCAGGCGCATAACCTGCATGTACTGACCCTGTGCAAGTGCTGTTTTGGATCCCTTAAACAGGCAGAATATTATTTTCAAAATAATTCCGAAAAACGAGTCATGATCAACCGGATACTGGAAAAGGAAGGGCTTCACTATGGCGGGGGCGTCAAAATCCATCACATGCTGACCCTCCTGGACCGCGAGGTGGATACAGGCATTATCCAGCGAAGCATCGCCCATCCTCTTAACGGGATAAAAGTGGCTGCAAGTTACGGTTGTCATGCGCTGCGCCCCTCAACCATCACCGGGTTTGATGACCACCCCAATGCACCGACGATATTTGAACGAATTATTGCACTGACCGGGGCAGAAACCGTAAACTGGTCCAAACGTCTGGAATGCTGCGGTAATCCCCTGTTGGACAAAAACAGCACCCTGGCCCGGAGCTTTATCCTGAATAAATATGAAACGGCAGAACAGGAGGGGGCGGATCTAATCTGCACGGCATGTAATTATTGCCACATGCAATATGAATACGGCCGGGATCTTATCCTGAAATCCGGATCAACTAACCCTATTCCCGCTGTACTTCTTACCCAATTGCTGGGCCGGGCCATGGGGCTTGAAAAGGAACTGACAGGGGTAGAAACAGCAGCCTGA
- a CDS encoding iron-containing alcohol dehydrogenase: MSNGEAVYGFYIPTVTLMGVGAHKQICAQMKSLGVNKPFIVADKGITAAGITAKICDLIKADMGVDAVVYDDTVPNPTDKNVEEGLALYQKSGCDMIITLGGGSSHDCGKGIGLVATNGGTIHDYEGVDLSTTAMPPFIAINTTAGTASEMTRFCIITDTSRKVKMAIVDWRVTPAIAINDPLLMMGMPSSLTAATGMDALTHSVEAYVSTIATPITDACAIKAIELISQYLRPAVANGEDINARDKMAYAEYLAGMAFNNASLGHVHAMAHQLGGFYDLPHGVCNAILLPHVSRFNLIAKLDRYADIAVALGENIEGLSTREAAERALTAIQTLSADVGIPTDLTQLGVKKEDLKIMAENAQKDACGATNPRRPTLEDVIGIYTAAL, from the coding sequence ATGTCAAACGGAGAAGCAGTTTACGGATTTTACATTCCCACAGTTACCCTCATGGGCGTTGGTGCCCACAAACAGATCTGCGCGCAGATGAAAAGCCTTGGGGTAAATAAACCTTTTATTGTCGCAGATAAGGGAATTACAGCGGCAGGGATTACCGCTAAGATCTGCGATTTGATCAAAGCAGATATGGGAGTAGACGCCGTGGTCTACGATGATACGGTGCCCAATCCCACTGACAAGAATGTAGAAGAGGGTCTGGCACTTTATCAAAAAAGCGGATGTGACATGATCATTACCCTTGGCGGAGGAAGTTCCCATGACTGCGGCAAAGGGATCGGGCTTGTGGCAACCAACGGCGGGACCATTCACGACTATGAGGGCGTTGATCTGTCTACCACGGCCATGCCGCCTTTTATCGCCATAAACACCACTGCAGGTACAGCCAGTGAGATGACCCGATTCTGCATTATTACAGATACAAGCAGAAAGGTGAAAATGGCCATCGTGGACTGGCGGGTAACCCCGGCCATTGCCATTAATGATCCATTACTCATGATGGGCATGCCCAGTTCCCTGACTGCGGCAACCGGTATGGATGCGTTGACCCATTCTGTAGAAGCATATGTTTCTACCATAGCCACTCCGATTACCGACGCCTGCGCTATCAAGGCCATTGAGCTTATTTCCCAATACCTGAGACCGGCTGTTGCCAATGGTGAAGATATTAATGCCAGGGATAAGATGGCCTATGCCGAGTATCTTGCCGGTATGGCCTTTAACAATGCAAGCCTTGGGCATGTTCATGCCATGGCCCATCAATTGGGTGGATTTTACGATCTTCCCCATGGGGTTTGCAATGCTATTCTCCTTCCTCATGTTTCCCGCTTTAATTTGATTGCTAAACTTGACCGGTATGCGGATATTGCTGTTGCCCTTGGGGAGAATATTGAAGGACTTTCCACCAGAGAAGCTGCTGAACGTGCATTGACAGCGATTCAAACCCTTTCTGCGGATGTGGGAATCCCGACCGACCTCACCCAGCTTGGTGTTAAAAAGGAAGATTTGAAAATTATGGCTGAAAACGCCCAGAAAGATGCCTGCGGTGCAACCAACCCCAGACGTCCGACCCTGGAAGATGTTATTGGCATCTATACAGCAGCACTTTAG
- a CDS encoding NapC/NirT family cytochrome c, whose amino-acid sequence MKKMVKPAIFVFIGIIIAFPVFSLTYYTMVRTSTPGFCASCHEIQPAFNAWKTSTHVNNAQGFVADCMDCHLPAPQDTINFFYTKTAHGIKDVFVHFAYGTYDREKSREHTYATFKNAQCQKCHRNLLNMPDKRGAMLAHRTVLYPKKGYEKKCVDCHRNLVHVDSEMYRYKEKQAPYRGLGV is encoded by the coding sequence ATGAAAAAAATGGTAAAACCCGCAATTTTTGTCTTTATCGGCATTATTATCGCGTTTCCTGTATTCAGCCTGACCTATTATACAATGGTGAGAACATCAACGCCTGGATTCTGCGCCTCCTGCCACGAAATTCAACCTGCCTTTAACGCGTGGAAAACCTCTACCCATGTAAACAACGCCCAGGGATTTGTCGCGGATTGTATGGACTGTCACCTGCCTGCCCCGCAGGATACAATTAACTTTTTTTATACAAAGACGGCCCACGGCATAAAAGATGTATTCGTCCATTTCGCCTATGGAACCTATGATCGGGAAAAGAGCCGTGAGCATACCTATGCAACCTTTAAAAATGCACAATGCCAAAAATGTCACCGAAATCTTTTGAATATGCCGGATAAAAGGGGGGCCATGCTGGCCCACCGGACAGTTCTTTACCCTAAAAAAGGGTATGAAAAAAAATGTGTAGACTGCCACAGAAACCTGGTCCATGTGGACAGCGAAATGTATAGGTATAAAGAAAAACAGGCGCCGTACAGAGGGTTAGGGGTTTAG
- a CDS encoding 4Fe-4S dicluster domain-containing protein has protein sequence MTILDWIGTVLYTWSLFIALAVFLIGIIYRIIGYFRLNIGPDRAEFTTADRIKAFLSSLSGILVSPVRMFHLFKTVILNVVFQVPLMRQDPLKWFMHISIYWGFFGLLFFHALEGYVSEVIFSDYQSTLTPFMALRNLAGVMVMAGVGIAVYRRKTNFRLRQISKRHDYLAIVLLAVIMLSGFGLEAAKIISSGVFYDMVDEYGAMDYDEELPALKAVWQEEFNVHFPGETIPVTPELMEDGWLVNEDNCAACHSNPRWAFVSYPVSIAMTPVAGFFNKNRLDLLILNIHFLSCFLGLAYLPFSKFRHILTTPISLVISGLAGQQIKRDENKATRRVFDLSACIQCGTCTSHCAVGPLFEIFNNQWVFPSERVIRIREWTWGRPMDKETRDAFSQGSFLCTMCNKCSQVCTAAMNLQDIWKETRDQLAEEFLPDPAIRVRELCEKHQSEKAGVKAPVVLKPGKNTVVESLKKSLQGGAFSQCYTCLTCTSTCPVVDMTGQNSELGSAPHQVIHALVLGQTDLAKNAAIVWNCLTCYKCQENCPQGVKITDIFYQLKNMVHQQEFGI, from the coding sequence TTGACAATTTTAGATTGGATTGGAACAGTGCTTTATACTTGGAGTCTTTTTATTGCGTTGGCAGTATTCCTCATCGGAATCATTTACAGGATCATTGGATATTTTCGGCTAAACATCGGACCGGACCGGGCCGAATTCACTACGGCAGACCGGATAAAAGCGTTTCTGTCAAGCCTGTCCGGCATCCTGGTTTCACCTGTTCGGATGTTTCATCTTTTTAAGACGGTTATTCTGAATGTCGTGTTTCAAGTGCCGCTGATGCGTCAGGACCCCCTGAAGTGGTTTATGCACATCAGTATCTACTGGGGATTTTTTGGGTTATTGTTTTTCCATGCCCTTGAAGGCTATGTCAGCGAAGTGATTTTCTCAGATTACCAATCCACCCTGACCCCGTTCATGGCACTTCGGAATTTGGCCGGTGTAATGGTGATGGCGGGAGTGGGCATTGCCGTATATCGCAGGAAAACCAATTTTCGATTAAGACAAATCAGCAAGCGCCACGATTACCTGGCAATCGTTCTGCTTGCAGTCATCATGCTATCCGGTTTTGGCCTGGAAGCCGCCAAAATCATCTCTTCGGGTGTGTTTTACGACATGGTGGATGAATATGGCGCCATGGATTACGATGAAGAACTCCCGGCGCTTAAGGCCGTCTGGCAGGAAGAATTTAATGTCCATTTTCCCGGGGAGACCATCCCGGTCACCCCGGAACTTATGGAAGACGGATGGCTGGTCAATGAAGACAATTGTGCCGCCTGCCATTCCAACCCAAGGTGGGCCTTTGTGTCCTATCCTGTTTCCATTGCCATGACGCCTGTTGCCGGTTTTTTCAACAAAAACCGCCTGGATTTACTAATACTGAATATCCACTTTTTGAGCTGTTTTTTAGGCTTGGCCTACCTGCCTTTCAGTAAATTCCGGCATATTCTGACAACCCCGATAAGCCTTGTTATTTCGGGACTTGCAGGGCAGCAAATAAAACGCGATGAAAACAAAGCCACCCGCCGGGTCTTTGATCTTTCCGCCTGCATCCAGTGCGGCACCTGCACCAGCCATTGTGCCGTGGGGCCTTTATTTGAAATTTTTAATAACCAATGGGTGTTTCCCTCGGAACGTGTAATCCGCATCCGGGAGTGGACATGGGGCCGGCCAATGGATAAGGAAACAAGGGATGCCTTTTCCCAGGGCAGTTTTCTTTGCACCATGTGCAACAAATGTTCCCAGGTCTGTACTGCCGCAATGAACCTGCAGGATATCTGGAAGGAAACCAGAGATCAATTGGCGGAGGAATTTCTTCCGGATCCCGCTATCCGGGTAAGGGAACTTTGCGAAAAACATCAGTCTGAAAAAGCCGGAGTGAAAGCCCCTGTGGTGCTCAAACCCGGGAAAAATACTGTGGTTGAGTCCTTGAAAAAATCCCTTCAGGGGGGTGCATTTTCACAATGTTATACCTGTCTGACCTGTACCAGCACATGCCCGGTGGTAGATATGACAGGCCAAAATAGTGAATTGGGATCAGCACCCCACCAGGTCATCCATGCCCTTGTTCTGGGGCAAACCGATCTGGCAAAGAATGCCGCCATTGTCTGGAACTGCCTGACCTGTTATAAGTGCCAGGAAAATTGTCCCCAGGGAGTCAAGATTACGGATATTTTTTATCAACTTAAAAATATGGTACACCAACAGGAATTTGGAATATGA
- a CDS encoding multiheme c-type cytochrome — MKKKLSALLAGVFITGIFTSTALCSDVQMNIPKSKEFRIERSMSPEAMACIECHKKQHPGIFSDWAASRHAGANITCYDCHAAEAHDPDVSQSHFKEYEANDTKYGQKKYMVPVSAVVTPKDCSRCHPDEAMQYSKSKHANTLEIIWKIDPWLNDGMNSEFERVNGCYHCHGTILKLKDKELDPATWPNVGVGRLNLDGSKGSCTSCHTRHRFSVMEARKPQACGQCHLGPDHPQIEIFTESKHGDIYDAFGDEYNWTAAPGTWSPGVDFRGPTCASCHMSGAGSVMTSHDVTERLSWELQAPLTVRPEDFKALPAQTNWQEERTKMQEICMQCHGKRWTESHYSQMDQSVKEYNEVYFKPAKAKLDELYAKGLLDKTRFFDEPLEVEYYELWHHEGRRARMGAAMMAPDYSWWHGFYECKKRFNAFMEEANHLIKTGEKSYKAENYPNATGDTTKPPELFKQ; from the coding sequence ATGAAAAAGAAATTGAGTGCACTGTTAGCTGGTGTATTTATCACCGGAATATTTACATCCACGGCTTTATGTTCGGATGTCCAGATGAATATACCAAAATCAAAAGAGTTTAGAATTGAGCGGTCCATGTCACCTGAGGCCATGGCATGTATCGAATGTCATAAAAAGCAGCATCCGGGCATCTTTTCTGATTGGGCGGCCAGCCGTCATGCCGGCGCCAATATTACCTGTTACGACTGCCACGCTGCCGAGGCTCATGATCCCGACGTCAGTCAATCCCACTTTAAAGAGTACGAGGCAAATGATACGAAATACGGGCAAAAAAAATACATGGTTCCGGTTTCTGCCGTGGTCACCCCCAAAGACTGCTCCCGGTGCCATCCCGATGAAGCAATGCAATACAGCAAGAGTAAACATGCCAATACTCTTGAGATTATTTGGAAAATAGATCCCTGGCTCAACGATGGCATGAACAGTGAGTTTGAACGGGTAAACGGCTGTTACCATTGCCACGGCACCATTTTAAAATTAAAAGACAAAGAACTTGATCCGGCAACCTGGCCCAATGTAGGTGTGGGAAGGTTGAATCTTGACGGAAGTAAAGGCAGTTGCACAAGTTGCCATACAAGACATCGTTTTTCTGTTATGGAGGCCAGAAAACCCCAGGCCTGCGGGCAATGCCACCTTGGCCCGGATCATCCCCAGATTGAAATTTTTACAGAGTCAAAGCATGGGGATATTTACGATGCGTTTGGGGATGAATACAACTGGACCGCCGCGCCAGGCACATGGAGCCCTGGTGTTGATTTCAGGGGGCCAACCTGTGCCTCATGTCATATGTCCGGTGCCGGCAGTGTGATGACCTCCCATGACGTCACTGAAAGATTATCCTGGGAATTGCAAGCCCCATTGACAGTCAGACCCGAAGATTTCAAAGCCCTTCCAGCCCAGACAAATTGGCAGGAAGAACGGACTAAAATGCAGGAAATCTGTATGCAGTGTCATGGAAAAAGGTGGACCGAATCCCATTACAGTCAGATGGATCAGAGTGTCAAAGAATATAATGAGGTTTATTTCAAACCGGCTAAAGCCAAACTTGACGAACTCTATGCAAAAGGCTTGCTTGACAAGACCCGCTTTTTTGATGAACCCCTTGAGGTGGAGTACTATGAACTATGGCATCACGAAGGGCGCCGGGCAAGGATGGGGGCTGCAATGATGGCTCCGGATTACTCGTGGTGGCATGGATTTTATGAATGTAAAAAACGGTTCAATGCGTTTATGGAAGAAGCCAACCACCTGATTAAAACCGGTGAGAAATCCTACAAAGCGGAAAATTATCCAAACGCCACGGGTGATACGACAAAACCACCTGAACTATTTAAACAATAG
- a CDS encoding ATP-binding protein, with amino-acid sequence MDSPDFLFRRTRELFLQIKWVVLARAVFALVLIFSTLFFSDTDLTGQGDQSFLSLYKISGTILGLSLVYFAWLCKKKYLHALAYTQIIIDTFIVTAIVFVTGCYHSIFTFLYLLVIIYAAMLLFAQGSFSVALASSFQYGVLIELEYLKIITPMSENQTLAMVVDQHHILYRVVITISAFFATAALSGILSLQLKTARKDLKIAQEHLKRVEKMAAVDEIVSGIAHEIKNPLASLSGSIQMLREDMAPTGENDKLMQIILRETDRLRQIVTDIRLISKPGRTNAELIDISKAIDDVKTLFDNTPDWHARINIVTRLERDLYVYMDTVHLQQILWNLIKNAAESIEGKGKIKVSLYSPKHKRIYLTIQDTGLGIDKKIAPHIFDPFFTTKRDGTGLGLSIIHRIVDTYDGMIDFESIPGKGTVFTLIFQNPHSYPSMP; translated from the coding sequence TTGGATAGTCCGGATTTTCTATTCCGACGGACCCGGGAGCTGTTCCTTCAGATCAAGTGGGTTGTTTTGGCCAGGGCTGTATTTGCCTTGGTACTGATATTTTCCACCCTGTTTTTTTCCGATACCGATCTGACCGGACAAGGGGATCAATCTTTTTTGTCCCTTTACAAAATTTCCGGCACCATCCTTGGTTTGTCTCTGGTTTATTTTGCCTGGCTTTGCAAAAAAAAATATCTGCATGCCCTTGCCTATACCCAGATTATTATTGATACGTTTATCGTAACCGCCATTGTTTTTGTCACCGGGTGCTACCATAGTATTTTCACATTTTTATATCTTCTGGTCATTATCTATGCCGCTATGCTGCTGTTTGCCCAGGGCAGCTTTTCAGTGGCGTTGGCATCAAGTTTTCAATATGGTGTTCTTATTGAGCTTGAGTACCTTAAAATCATTACCCCTATGTCGGAAAACCAAACCCTTGCCATGGTGGTGGACCAGCACCATATCCTGTATCGGGTTGTGATCACCATTTCAGCTTTTTTTGCCACGGCAGCGTTAAGCGGCATTCTTTCTTTGCAGCTTAAAACAGCCAGAAAAGATCTTAAAATTGCCCAGGAACATTTAAAACGTGTGGAAAAAATGGCGGCTGTGGATGAAATCGTGTCAGGCATTGCCCATGAAATTAAAAACCCTCTGGCTTCCTTGTCAGGCTCCATACAAATGCTAAGAGAAGACATGGCCCCAACAGGGGAAAATGATAAGCTGATGCAGATTATTTTAAGGGAAACAGATCGCCTCAGGCAGATCGTAACCGATATTCGACTGATTTCAAAACCTGGCCGTACCAACGCAGAATTGATTGATATTTCCAAGGCAATTGATGATGTAAAAACTTTGTTTGACAATACACCGGACTGGCATGCCAGAATCAATATCGTTACCCGGCTTGAAAGAGATTTGTATGTGTACATGGATACAGTGCATCTGCAGCAGATTTTATGGAATCTAATTAAAAACGCAGCTGAATCCATTGAAGGGAAAGGAAAAATCAAAGTTTCCTTGTATTCGCCTAAACACAAACGCATTTACCTGACCATTCAAGATACCGGTCTGGGCATTGATAAAAAAATTGCCCCTCATATTTTTGATCCGTTTTTCACCACTAAACGTGATGGCACGGGACTTGGGCTTTCAATTATTCACAGAATAGTTGACACGTATGACGGCATGATTGATTTTGAATCCATTCCCGGTAAAGGCACGGTTTTCACACTGATTTTTCAAAATCCCCATTCCTACCCAAGCATGCCCTAA
- a CDS encoding type II secretion system F family protein, with translation MAFIYEWKGKNPKGRKIKGEMEAETPEQVRTLLERRKITPTRVRKKPKDLFENISFLQPKVTETDVIIFSRQFSTMIDAGLPLLQCLEILYSQQENPTFKKQLKHIKESVESGETFADALKKYPKTFNELFINMISAGEAGGILDVILQRLSAYAEKMAKLKKQVKGAMTYPAITLAVAVIVVGVILVFVIPVFEKMFADMGSALPVPTQMVVGLSNFVVGHIGWMILGLIGAVFLFRQTYKSKKGRIFLDDMFLRLPVIGILIRKVAVAKFTRTTATMISSGVSILEALDIVGKTAGNKIIEFAISDVKVGISEGRSMADPLLESGVFPSMVCSMIAVGESTGALDVMMTKIADFYDDEVDQAVKNLTDMIEPFMLVFLGVVVGGLVIAMYLPIFSMASAVG, from the coding sequence ATGGCATTTATTTACGAATGGAAGGGAAAGAATCCCAAAGGCAGAAAAATTAAAGGGGAGATGGAAGCTGAGACGCCGGAACAGGTAAGAACTCTCCTAGAACGTCGTAAAATAACCCCGACACGGGTCAGGAAAAAGCCAAAAGACCTGTTTGAGAATATCTCCTTTCTTCAGCCTAAGGTAACCGAGACCGACGTCATTATTTTTTCACGACAGTTCTCAACCATGATTGATGCGGGGTTGCCGCTGCTGCAATGCTTGGAGATTCTGTATTCCCAGCAGGAAAATCCCACATTTAAAAAGCAGCTTAAGCATATCAAAGAGTCTGTTGAATCCGGGGAGACCTTTGCCGATGCACTGAAAAAATATCCAAAAACCTTTAACGAACTTTTTATCAACATGATCTCCGCCGGAGAGGCCGGCGGTATTCTTGATGTCATTTTACAGCGTTTGTCAGCCTATGCCGAAAAAATGGCAAAGCTCAAAAAGCAGGTCAAGGGGGCCATGACTTATCCGGCCATCACCCTGGCTGTGGCAGTTATTGTGGTCGGCGTTATCCTTGTCTTTGTAATACCGGTATTTGAAAAAATGTTTGCCGACATGGGCTCGGCGCTGCCTGTGCCTACCCAGATGGTTGTGGGGCTAAGCAATTTTGTGGTGGGGCATATAGGATGGATGATCCTGGGATTGATTGGCGCCGTTTTTCTTTTCAGACAAACGTATAAATCAAAAAAGGGCCGAATTTTTCTTGATGACATGTTTTTACGTCTGCCCGTCATCGGCATTTTGATCCGAAAGGTGGCGGTGGCAAAATTTACCCGCACCACAGCGACCATGATTTCGTCCGGGGTATCTATTCTTGAGGCCCTGGATATTGTGGGTAAAACCGCCGGTAATAAAATTATTGAATTTGCCATATCAGATGTCAAGGTCGGCATTTCCGAAGGCCGGTCCATGGCAGATCCGTTGCTGGAGAGCGGGGTGTTTCCATCCATGGTCTGCTCAATGATCGCCGTGGGTGAATCCACAGGCGCCTTGGATGTAATGATGACCAAAATAGCGGATTTTTATGATGATGAAGTGGACCAGGCCGTAAAAAACCTGACTGATATGATCGAGCCGTTCATGCTAGTATTTTTAGGTGTTGTGGTCGGGGGCCTTGTTATTGCCATGTATCTGCCGATTTTCTCAATGGCCAGCGCAGTTGGATAG